The Sporomusa termitida genome has a window encoding:
- a CDS encoding S1C family serine protease: MNKWLQRFSILVIGLSIGVLPLVNFVKASPIPNLVPPVANSTAPSGERNTYVVQAVKDVGPAVVGITNKAYMRDNFDQKVLVEKGAGSGVIFDSAGYIATNYHVVEGAQDITVSLPDGRIMSGKVIGMDQATDLAVVKVEAADLPAVTFGDSDAIMVGEPAIAIGNPLGMEFRGSVTVGVISALNRTIEVGDRRFKLIQTDAAINPGNSGGALVNANGQVIGINSAKIASAGVEGMGFSIPINSARPILQSLVEHGKVARAYLGIGVLDRDAALRSGYRPPVDEGVYITRVEKNGPAFLADMQEGDVIVKVNGADINGIADLRTALDSIAIGSTVEIVIIRNGKTLTLNPVVKEMPN, translated from the coding sequence GTGAATAAATGGCTACAACGATTTTCGATTTTAGTTATTGGCTTGTCAATTGGGGTTTTGCCGCTGGTGAATTTTGTCAAGGCCTCGCCCATACCAAATCTGGTGCCGCCTGTTGCCAATAGCACGGCCCCGTCGGGCGAGCGCAATACCTATGTTGTACAAGCGGTGAAGGATGTTGGCCCGGCGGTTGTCGGCATTACGAATAAAGCCTATATGCGGGATAATTTTGATCAAAAGGTCCTTGTGGAAAAAGGGGCAGGCTCCGGGGTGATTTTTGACTCAGCCGGGTATATTGCCACAAACTACCATGTTGTTGAAGGGGCCCAGGACATTACCGTCTCCCTGCCTGACGGCCGGATAATGAGCGGCAAGGTGATTGGCATGGACCAGGCCACTGATTTGGCGGTAGTCAAAGTAGAGGCTGCCGATCTGCCGGCAGTGACTTTTGGCGATTCTGATGCAATCATGGTTGGCGAACCCGCCATTGCCATCGGCAATCCCTTAGGGATGGAATTCCGCGGCAGTGTCACTGTGGGCGTAATCAGCGCTTTAAACCGGACCATCGAGGTTGGCGACCGGCGCTTTAAACTTATTCAGACCGATGCGGCCATTAACCCGGGCAATTCCGGTGGTGCCCTGGTTAATGCCAATGGGCAGGTAATTGGCATCAACAGTGCCAAGATTGCCTCCGCCGGAGTCGAAGGGATGGGCTTTTCTATCCCGATTAACTCGGCCCGCCCGATTTTGCAGTCCCTGGTTGAGCATGGTAAGGTCGCCCGGGCTTACCTGGGCATTGGCGTACTGGACCGGGATGCGGCGCTGCGCTCCGGCTACCGGCCGCCGGTTGACGAGGGGGTATATATTACCCGGGTGGAAAAGAACGGACCGGCCTTTCTGGCTGATATGCAGGAAGGCGATGTTATTGTCAAAGTAAATGGCGCAGATATTAATGGTATCGCCGATTTAAGAACGGCCTTGGACAGCATCGCGATAGGCAGCACAGTGGAAATCGTCATTATCCGCAATGGCAAAACCCTGACGCTTAATCCGGTAGTCAAAGAAATGCCAAATTAA
- a CDS encoding AAA family ATPase, which translates to MAYLWPDDVLRAIESGKMSPLEGFKRLRAIDNAATGKRDASGVQSSVEQRIENVLQEMDSLIGLSEVKVLVREIYAFIEIQKRREREQLNTEPLVLHMIFRGNPGTGKTTVARILGKVFREMGVLSRGHLIEVERADLVGEYIGHTAQKTRDQLKKAYGGILFIDEAYSLARGGEKDFGKEAIDCMVKIMEDHKDELILILAGYQKEMEKFLETNPGLRSRFPIHIDFPDYSKEELLQISEQLCAQRQYLLNNQAKLALLNLLNPPAHSSDDNFGNARTVRNIIEKAIRRQAVRLVRKHSTTREELMVIEPCDLMGGE; encoded by the coding sequence ATGGCTTACCTATGGCCTGATGATGTTTTACGTGCGATTGAATCAGGAAAAATGTCTCCGTTAGAAGGGTTTAAGCGGCTGCGGGCGATAGATAATGCGGCCACCGGCAAGCGTGATGCGAGCGGCGTGCAGTCCAGTGTGGAACAGCGGATCGAGAATGTTTTGCAGGAAATGGATAGCCTGATCGGCCTTAGTGAAGTCAAAGTATTGGTACGGGAAATATATGCGTTTATTGAAATTCAAAAACGGCGGGAAAGAGAACAACTGAACACCGAGCCTTTGGTACTGCATATGATTTTTAGGGGCAACCCTGGTACCGGTAAAACCACGGTAGCGCGAATTTTGGGCAAGGTATTCCGCGAGATGGGCGTTTTGTCCCGGGGGCATCTCATTGAGGTGGAACGGGCTGATTTAGTCGGCGAATATATCGGTCATACTGCGCAAAAAACCCGCGATCAGCTAAAAAAGGCTTATGGCGGCATCCTGTTTATTGACGAAGCCTATTCGCTGGCCAGAGGCGGCGAAAAAGACTTCGGCAAAGAAGCCATCGACTGTATGGTAAAGATTATGGAGGATCATAAAGATGAACTGATACTAATTCTGGCAGGATACCAAAAAGAAATGGAAAAGTTTCTCGAAACCAATCCCGGTCTGCGTTCGCGATTTCCTATACATATTGATTTTCCCGATTACAGCAAAGAAGAGCTGCTGCAGATTTCCGAGCAGCTTTGTGCCCAACGTCAGTATCTGCTGAATAACCAGGCCAAGCTTGCCCTATTAAATTTATTAAATCCCCCGGCTCATAGCAGTGATGACAATTTTGGCAATGCCCGGACTGTAAGGAATATCATTGAGAAGGCTATCAGGCGGCAAGCTGTTCGCCTGGTCCGCAAGCATTCTACAACCAGGGAGGAACTGATGGTTATAGAGCCGTGCGACTTAATGGGGGGAGAATAA
- a CDS encoding GTPase domain-containing protein, whose product MRECIVIGRPNSGKTLFTLNFAKYLGVKSIDMTFRTYDGVMTCRHLSLEDAKRQLCGIDLHKTRSLQSMVLNMPIGKSTVNFKLTDTCGISEQIHADEAIRKGMAQTIGLLRSADFILHLVDLTNVKSDSATQSNIDYEFYHYGVARNAYIMLGNKVDLGSAKDNLPRLASAFPKATVIPISALYNQGFREVKAYVARNI is encoded by the coding sequence ATGCGGGAATGCATAGTTATTGGGCGGCCTAATTCAGGTAAAACCCTGTTTACTCTTAATTTTGCCAAGTATCTGGGTGTAAAAAGCATTGATATGACATTCCGGACCTATGATGGGGTAATGACTTGCCGCCATTTATCACTGGAAGATGCCAAACGGCAATTGTGTGGGATTGATTTACATAAAACACGTTCCTTACAGTCGATGGTCTTGAACATGCCAATCGGCAAATCAACGGTTAATTTTAAACTTACTGATACCTGTGGTATCAGCGAGCAAATTCATGCCGATGAGGCAATCAGAAAAGGTATGGCTCAGACTATTGGGCTGCTGCGGTCGGCAGATTTTATTCTGCACTTAGTAGACCTGACTAATGTTAAAAGCGATTCGGCCACTCAATCCAATATTGATTATGAGTTTTATCACTATGGTGTTGCCCGTAATGCCTATATCATGCTGGGTAACAAAGTTGATCTTGGTTCAGCCAAAGACAACTTGCCCCGGCTGGCATCTGCGTTCCCCAAGGCGACGGTTATTCCCATTTCAGCCTTATATAACCAGGGCTTTAGAGAGGTGAAGGCTTATGTGGCAAGAAATATTTAA
- the hflX gene encoding GTPase HflX has translation MPEIYGETTGIKKNILDELEQLYEFTVPFGQTVTKELTEAMAAITSMLNREVAVYVNRRGSVVQVAVGDTRTVSLPATDGRRALNRLSGIRCIHTHPGGDSRLSNVDLSSLKAMRFDMMAAIGVSAGIEEISFGFISGHTADSYSVGTVGPLSLTDFIQLDLGYLTNQMERQLESKDILSNIAQSEKALLVGVERQSGWDVDDSLHELAQLAETAGAEIAGSVWQKRSRPDPAFFIGRGKVQEISIMRQEINADLIIFDDELSPAQQRNLEQALGSKVIDRPALILDIFAQRARSHAGKLQVELAQLKYNLPRLGGQGLVLSRLGGGIGTRGPGETKLEVDRRRIRSRISEIEQEIEYLKKQRQLHRERRQAARIPTAALVGYTNAGKSTLLNKLTAADVLAEDKLFATLDPTTRRTKLASGKEFLLTDTVGFIQKLPHQLVAAFRGTLEEVLQADLLLHIIDASHPQYEQQSEAVYQVLRELGADTKPVITVFNKIDKIDSLPVQERMLRQPGSIAASAVTGINLDKLLGMIEDHFRAIVVDAMLLVPYDDSGLISKLYDSAAVNNIEYKPEGISISVALTPEQFARYQKYAAGDE, from the coding sequence TTGCCTGAGATATATGGAGAAACAACCGGCATCAAAAAAAATATTCTGGATGAGTTGGAACAATTATATGAGTTCACAGTCCCCTTTGGTCAAACAGTTACCAAGGAACTGACTGAAGCAATGGCGGCGATAACCAGTATGTTAAACAGGGAGGTAGCCGTCTATGTTAACCGCCGGGGCAGTGTTGTCCAGGTGGCTGTTGGTGATACCCGGACTGTCTCACTGCCGGCAACAGATGGCCGGCGAGCTCTTAACCGCTTAAGCGGCATTCGTTGTATACATACCCATCCAGGTGGAGACAGCCGGTTAAGCAATGTGGATTTGTCATCTCTCAAAGCAATGCGTTTTGACATGATGGCGGCAATTGGTGTAAGCGCCGGGATTGAAGAGATTAGTTTTGGCTTTATTTCCGGGCATACAGCAGATAGTTATAGTGTCGGGACAGTCGGGCCTTTGTCCTTAACCGATTTTATCCAGCTTGATCTGGGTTATCTGACAAATCAGATGGAACGGCAATTGGAAAGTAAAGACATATTATCTAATATTGCCCAGTCTGAAAAAGCGCTGTTGGTTGGTGTTGAACGTCAAAGCGGCTGGGATGTTGATGACTCCCTGCATGAATTAGCCCAGTTAGCCGAAACTGCCGGGGCCGAGATTGCGGGCTCAGTGTGGCAGAAACGCAGCCGCCCTGATCCGGCCTTCTTTATCGGGCGGGGCAAGGTTCAGGAGATTAGTATTATGCGTCAGGAAATCAATGCCGACTTAATTATTTTCGATGATGAGCTGTCACCGGCTCAACAGCGCAACCTGGAGCAGGCGCTGGGAAGTAAAGTGATTGACAGACCGGCCTTAATATTGGATATATTCGCCCAGCGGGCCCGCTCTCATGCCGGGAAATTGCAGGTTGAATTGGCCCAGTTAAAATATAATCTTCCCCGGTTAGGCGGCCAGGGGCTGGTATTGTCACGCTTAGGCGGGGGGATAGGCACCAGAGGGCCTGGTGAAACCAAGCTTGAGGTGGACCGGCGACGGATACGCTCCAGGATTAGTGAGATCGAACAAGAAATTGAGTATCTGAAAAAACAGCGGCAGCTGCATCGTGAACGCCGGCAGGCGGCGAGAATACCGACGGCAGCATTAGTTGGCTATACCAATGCCGGTAAATCCACTTTGCTAAATAAACTTACCGCTGCTGATGTTCTGGCTGAAGACAAACTCTTTGCCACCCTGGATCCAACCACGCGGCGGACGAAGCTGGCGAGCGGCAAGGAGTTTTTACTGACAGATACGGTCGGTTTTATTCAGAAGCTGCCGCACCAGTTGGTTGCTGCTTTTCGCGGTACACTGGAAGAGGTTTTACAGGCTGATTTATTACTGCATATCATTGACGCCAGCCATCCGCAGTATGAACAGCAAAGTGAGGCAGTCTATCAAGTCCTGCGGGAGTTGGGGGCAGATACCAAACCGGTAATTACTGTCTTTAATAAAATTGATAAAATAGACAGTCTGCCTGTACAGGAGCGTATGCTGCGGCAGCCGGGAAGTATTGCCGCATCGGCGGTTACCGGCATAAACCTTGATAAACTGCTTGGTATGATTGAGGATCACTTCCGGGCAATTGTAGTGGATGCAATGTTATTGGTTCCTTATGATGATAGCGGGCTCATATCCAAGCTGTATGATAGTGCTGCGGTCAATAACATTGAGTACAAGCCTGAGGGTATCAGTATTTCCGTTGCCTTAACGCCGGAGCAGTTTGCGCGTTATCAAAAATATGCTGCAGGAGATGAATAA